A DNA window from Salvelinus sp. IW2-2015 linkage group LG4q.1:29, ASM291031v2, whole genome shotgun sequence contains the following coding sequences:
- the LOC111962677 gene encoding AMP deaminase 3 isoform X2 — MKRRDTPQFKQKSTHNLGKKMPRQFPKVLLSEVDESVRLLAEKVYASALKEEDTKDSLSMYTVSEDCPIGMNQVREREMLKEIAEQYSEESTKRKKSFKMKRSQSLSQQFPSSLNISPEWALSVVAPLFAPGAHCITENSLEFQRVTISGDYCAGITVEDYEQAAKTLIKALFIREKYSRLAYHRFPRTTAQFLRSAENQKWNVEEEILPDMCPCPQEGEDPYTTEGIPDDLNYTLQMKDGIVYVYNDAEALKQQQPRSLPYPDLETFAIDLSHVLAMIADGPTKTYCHRRLNFMASKFYLHEMLNEMAELKELKRVPHRDFYNVRKVDTHIHAAACMNQKHLLKFIQTTYKTEADRVVLEKGGQKLTLKQVFDTLSMDPYDLTVDSLDVHAGRQTFHRFDKFNSKYNPVGASELREIYLKTDNYIKGEYFARIIKEVAHELEESKYQHAEPRMSIYGRSPVEWESLASWFIQHKVHSPNMRWVIQVPRIYDIFKSKNIIPNYAKLLENIFLPLFKATINPQKNKEMHIFLKYVTGFDSVDDESKHSDHMFSYKSPKPEEWTSGENPPYSYYLFYMYANIMVLNNLRKERGLNTFQFRPHCGEAGSITHLVSAFLTADNISHGLNLKKSPVLQYLYYLAQVPIAMSPLSNNSLFLEYSKNPLKEFLQKGLCVSLSTDDPMQFHYTKEALMEEYAIAAQLWKLSTCDTCEIARNSVLQSGLSHQEKQHFLGPNYLQDGPEGNDIRRTNVAQIRMAYRHETLCNELSFLVEAVKTEASGTQVE, encoded by the exons AGATGCCGCGTCAGTTCCCCAAGGTCTTGCTGAGCGAGGTGGATGAGTCAGTGCGTCTGCTGGCAGAGAAGGTGTATGCCTCGGCTCTGAAGGAGGAGGACACCAAGGATTCCCTGTCCATGTACACGGTGTCCGAGGACTGTCCCATTGGCATGAACCAGGTCCGGGAGCGAGAGATGCTCAAGGAGATCGCCGAGCAGTACTCTGAGGAGAGCACTAAAAG GAAGAAGAGTTTCAAAATGAAGCGTTCCCAGTCATTATCTCAGCAGTTCCCCAGTTCCCTCAACATCAGTCCAGAGTGGGCTTTGTCTGTGGTCGCCCCTCTGTTCGCCCCTGGCGCCCACTGTATCACAGAGAACTCCCTAGAGTTCCAGAGGGTCACCATTAGCGGAGACTATTGTGCAGGG ATCACAGTGGAGGACTATGAGCAGGCAGCCAAGACCCTGATTAAAGCCCTGTTTATCAGGGAGAAGTACTCCAGGCTGGCCTACCACCGCTTCCCCAGGACCACCGCCCAGTTCCTCCGTAGCGCTGAGAACCAGAAGTGGAACGTGGAGGAGGAGATCTTGCCAG ACATGTGCCCCTGCCCTCAAGAGGGGGAGGACCCATACACTACGGAGGGCATCCCTGATGATCTGAACTACACATTGCAGATGAAGGAcggtattgtgtatgtgtacaaTGACGCAGAGGCCCTGAAGCAGCAGCAGCCCCGCAGCCTGCCCTACCCTGACCTGGAGACCTTCGCCATTGACCTCAGCCATGTCCTCGCCATGATCGCCGACGGGCCCAC GAAAACCTACTGCCACAGACGACTGAACTTCATGGCCTCCAAGTTCTATCTGCATGAGATGCTGAATGAGATGGCTGAGCTGAAGGAGCTGAAACGTGTTCCTCACAGAGACTTCTATAATGTCAGGAAG GTAGACACTCACATCCACGCAGCTGCTTGCATGAACCAAAAACACCTGCTGAAGTTCATCCAGACCACCTACAAGACCGAGGCGGACCGAGTGGTGCTGGAGAAGGGGGGCCAAAAGCTCACCTTGAAACAGGTGTTTGACACCCTGTCCATGGACCCCTATGACCTCACTGTGGACTCCCTGGATGTTCACGCT GGAAGGCAAACATTCCACCGCTTTGACAAGTTCAACTCCAAGTACAACCCAGTGGGAGCCAGCGAACTCCGAGAGATTTACCTGAAAACAGACAACTACATCAAAGGGGAATACTTTGCTCGCATCATCAAG GAAGTTGCCCATGAGCTGGAGGAGAGTAAGTACCAGCATGCAGAGCCCCGTATGTCCATCTACGGCCGCTCCCCTGTCGAGTGGGAGAGCCTGGCCTCATGGTTcatccagcacaaggtgcactccCCCAACATGCGCTGGGTCATCCAGGTGCCCAGGATCTA TGACATTTTCAAGTCGAAGAACATAATACCGAACTACGCCAAGCTGCTGGAAAATATTTTCCTCCCACTGTTCAAGGCTACAATCAATCCACAAAAGAACAAGGAGATGCACATTTTCTTGAAATAT GTAACTGGGTTCGACAGTGTGGATGATGAGTCCAAGCACAGCGACCACATGTTCTCCTACAAGAGCCCCAAACCTGAGGAGTGGACCTCAGGCGAAAACCCACCCTACAGTTACTACCTCTTCTACATGTACGCCAACATCATGGTGCTCAACAACCTGAGGAA GGAACGAGGCCTCAATACCTTCCAGTTCCGGCCCCACTGTGGCGAGGCCGGGTCCATCACCCACCTGGTCTCTGCCTTCCTCACGGCCGACAACATCTCCCACGGCCTCAACCTAAAGAAG agtcctgtgctgCAGTACCTGTACTACCTGGCCCAGGTCCCCATCGCCATGTCTCCTCTGAGCAACAACAGCCTGTTCCTGGAGTACTCCAAAAACCCTCTGAAGGAGTTCCTCCAGAAAGgcctgtgtgtgtccctgtccacCGACGACCCCATGCAGTTCCACTACACCAAG GAGGCCTTGATGGAGGAGTATGCCATTGCAGCCCAGCTGTGGAAGCTAAGCACCTGTGACACGTGTGAGATCGCCAGGAACAGTGTGCTGCAGAGTGGTCTGTCTCATCAG GAAAAGCAGCACTTCCTGGGGCCCAACTACCTGCAGGACGGGCCGGAGGGAAATGACATCAGACGGACCAACGTGGCTCAGATCCGCATGGCCTACCGCCACGAGACTCTGTGCAATGAGCTCAGCTTCCTGGTGGAGGCCGTAAAGACCGAGGCCAGCGGCACTCAGGTAGAGTGA
- the LOC111962677 gene encoding AMP deaminase 3 isoform X1 has product MKRRDTPQFKQKSTHNLGKIEMPRQFPKVLLSEVDESVRLLAEKVYASALKEEDTKDSLSMYTVSEDCPIGMNQVREREMLKEIAEQYSEESTKRKKSFKMKRSQSLSQQFPSSLNISPEWALSVVAPLFAPGAHCITENSLEFQRVTISGDYCAGITVEDYEQAAKTLIKALFIREKYSRLAYHRFPRTTAQFLRSAENQKWNVEEEILPDMCPCPQEGEDPYTTEGIPDDLNYTLQMKDGIVYVYNDAEALKQQQPRSLPYPDLETFAIDLSHVLAMIADGPTKTYCHRRLNFMASKFYLHEMLNEMAELKELKRVPHRDFYNVRKVDTHIHAAACMNQKHLLKFIQTTYKTEADRVVLEKGGQKLTLKQVFDTLSMDPYDLTVDSLDVHAGRQTFHRFDKFNSKYNPVGASELREIYLKTDNYIKGEYFARIIKEVAHELEESKYQHAEPRMSIYGRSPVEWESLASWFIQHKVHSPNMRWVIQVPRIYDIFKSKNIIPNYAKLLENIFLPLFKATINPQKNKEMHIFLKYVTGFDSVDDESKHSDHMFSYKSPKPEEWTSGENPPYSYYLFYMYANIMVLNNLRKERGLNTFQFRPHCGEAGSITHLVSAFLTADNISHGLNLKKSPVLQYLYYLAQVPIAMSPLSNNSLFLEYSKNPLKEFLQKGLCVSLSTDDPMQFHYTKEALMEEYAIAAQLWKLSTCDTCEIARNSVLQSGLSHQEKQHFLGPNYLQDGPEGNDIRRTNVAQIRMAYRHETLCNELSFLVEAVKTEASGTQVE; this is encoded by the exons TAGAGATGCCGCGTCAGTTCCCCAAGGTCTTGCTGAGCGAGGTGGATGAGTCAGTGCGTCTGCTGGCAGAGAAGGTGTATGCCTCGGCTCTGAAGGAGGAGGACACCAAGGATTCCCTGTCCATGTACACGGTGTCCGAGGACTGTCCCATTGGCATGAACCAGGTCCGGGAGCGAGAGATGCTCAAGGAGATCGCCGAGCAGTACTCTGAGGAGAGCACTAAAAG GAAGAAGAGTTTCAAAATGAAGCGTTCCCAGTCATTATCTCAGCAGTTCCCCAGTTCCCTCAACATCAGTCCAGAGTGGGCTTTGTCTGTGGTCGCCCCTCTGTTCGCCCCTGGCGCCCACTGTATCACAGAGAACTCCCTAGAGTTCCAGAGGGTCACCATTAGCGGAGACTATTGTGCAGGG ATCACAGTGGAGGACTATGAGCAGGCAGCCAAGACCCTGATTAAAGCCCTGTTTATCAGGGAGAAGTACTCCAGGCTGGCCTACCACCGCTTCCCCAGGACCACCGCCCAGTTCCTCCGTAGCGCTGAGAACCAGAAGTGGAACGTGGAGGAGGAGATCTTGCCAG ACATGTGCCCCTGCCCTCAAGAGGGGGAGGACCCATACACTACGGAGGGCATCCCTGATGATCTGAACTACACATTGCAGATGAAGGAcggtattgtgtatgtgtacaaTGACGCAGAGGCCCTGAAGCAGCAGCAGCCCCGCAGCCTGCCCTACCCTGACCTGGAGACCTTCGCCATTGACCTCAGCCATGTCCTCGCCATGATCGCCGACGGGCCCAC GAAAACCTACTGCCACAGACGACTGAACTTCATGGCCTCCAAGTTCTATCTGCATGAGATGCTGAATGAGATGGCTGAGCTGAAGGAGCTGAAACGTGTTCCTCACAGAGACTTCTATAATGTCAGGAAG GTAGACACTCACATCCACGCAGCTGCTTGCATGAACCAAAAACACCTGCTGAAGTTCATCCAGACCACCTACAAGACCGAGGCGGACCGAGTGGTGCTGGAGAAGGGGGGCCAAAAGCTCACCTTGAAACAGGTGTTTGACACCCTGTCCATGGACCCCTATGACCTCACTGTGGACTCCCTGGATGTTCACGCT GGAAGGCAAACATTCCACCGCTTTGACAAGTTCAACTCCAAGTACAACCCAGTGGGAGCCAGCGAACTCCGAGAGATTTACCTGAAAACAGACAACTACATCAAAGGGGAATACTTTGCTCGCATCATCAAG GAAGTTGCCCATGAGCTGGAGGAGAGTAAGTACCAGCATGCAGAGCCCCGTATGTCCATCTACGGCCGCTCCCCTGTCGAGTGGGAGAGCCTGGCCTCATGGTTcatccagcacaaggtgcactccCCCAACATGCGCTGGGTCATCCAGGTGCCCAGGATCTA TGACATTTTCAAGTCGAAGAACATAATACCGAACTACGCCAAGCTGCTGGAAAATATTTTCCTCCCACTGTTCAAGGCTACAATCAATCCACAAAAGAACAAGGAGATGCACATTTTCTTGAAATAT GTAACTGGGTTCGACAGTGTGGATGATGAGTCCAAGCACAGCGACCACATGTTCTCCTACAAGAGCCCCAAACCTGAGGAGTGGACCTCAGGCGAAAACCCACCCTACAGTTACTACCTCTTCTACATGTACGCCAACATCATGGTGCTCAACAACCTGAGGAA GGAACGAGGCCTCAATACCTTCCAGTTCCGGCCCCACTGTGGCGAGGCCGGGTCCATCACCCACCTGGTCTCTGCCTTCCTCACGGCCGACAACATCTCCCACGGCCTCAACCTAAAGAAG agtcctgtgctgCAGTACCTGTACTACCTGGCCCAGGTCCCCATCGCCATGTCTCCTCTGAGCAACAACAGCCTGTTCCTGGAGTACTCCAAAAACCCTCTGAAGGAGTTCCTCCAGAAAGgcctgtgtgtgtccctgtccacCGACGACCCCATGCAGTTCCACTACACCAAG GAGGCCTTGATGGAGGAGTATGCCATTGCAGCCCAGCTGTGGAAGCTAAGCACCTGTGACACGTGTGAGATCGCCAGGAACAGTGTGCTGCAGAGTGGTCTGTCTCATCAG GAAAAGCAGCACTTCCTGGGGCCCAACTACCTGCAGGACGGGCCGGAGGGAAATGACATCAGACGGACCAACGTGGCTCAGATCCGCATGGCCTACCGCCACGAGACTCTGTGCAATGAGCTCAGCTTCCTGGTGGAGGCCGTAAAGACCGAGGCCAGCGGCACTCAGGTAGAGTGA
- the LOC111962677 gene encoding AMP deaminase 3 isoform X3 — protein MPRQFPKVLLSEVDESVRLLAEKVYASALKEEDTKDSLSMYTVSEDCPIGMNQVREREMLKEIAEQYSEESTKRKKSFKMKRSQSLSQQFPSSLNISPEWALSVVAPLFAPGAHCITENSLEFQRVTISGDYCAGITVEDYEQAAKTLIKALFIREKYSRLAYHRFPRTTAQFLRSAENQKWNVEEEILPDMCPCPQEGEDPYTTEGIPDDLNYTLQMKDGIVYVYNDAEALKQQQPRSLPYPDLETFAIDLSHVLAMIADGPTKTYCHRRLNFMASKFYLHEMLNEMAELKELKRVPHRDFYNVRKVDTHIHAAACMNQKHLLKFIQTTYKTEADRVVLEKGGQKLTLKQVFDTLSMDPYDLTVDSLDVHAGRQTFHRFDKFNSKYNPVGASELREIYLKTDNYIKGEYFARIIKEVAHELEESKYQHAEPRMSIYGRSPVEWESLASWFIQHKVHSPNMRWVIQVPRIYDIFKSKNIIPNYAKLLENIFLPLFKATINPQKNKEMHIFLKYVTGFDSVDDESKHSDHMFSYKSPKPEEWTSGENPPYSYYLFYMYANIMVLNNLRKERGLNTFQFRPHCGEAGSITHLVSAFLTADNISHGLNLKKSPVLQYLYYLAQVPIAMSPLSNNSLFLEYSKNPLKEFLQKGLCVSLSTDDPMQFHYTKEALMEEYAIAAQLWKLSTCDTCEIARNSVLQSGLSHQEKQHFLGPNYLQDGPEGNDIRRTNVAQIRMAYRHETLCNELSFLVEAVKTEASGTQVE, from the exons ATGCCGCGTCAGTTCCCCAAGGTCTTGCTGAGCGAGGTGGATGAGTCAGTGCGTCTGCTGGCAGAGAAGGTGTATGCCTCGGCTCTGAAGGAGGAGGACACCAAGGATTCCCTGTCCATGTACACGGTGTCCGAGGACTGTCCCATTGGCATGAACCAGGTCCGGGAGCGAGAGATGCTCAAGGAGATCGCCGAGCAGTACTCTGAGGAGAGCACTAAAAG GAAGAAGAGTTTCAAAATGAAGCGTTCCCAGTCATTATCTCAGCAGTTCCCCAGTTCCCTCAACATCAGTCCAGAGTGGGCTTTGTCTGTGGTCGCCCCTCTGTTCGCCCCTGGCGCCCACTGTATCACAGAGAACTCCCTAGAGTTCCAGAGGGTCACCATTAGCGGAGACTATTGTGCAGGG ATCACAGTGGAGGACTATGAGCAGGCAGCCAAGACCCTGATTAAAGCCCTGTTTATCAGGGAGAAGTACTCCAGGCTGGCCTACCACCGCTTCCCCAGGACCACCGCCCAGTTCCTCCGTAGCGCTGAGAACCAGAAGTGGAACGTGGAGGAGGAGATCTTGCCAG ACATGTGCCCCTGCCCTCAAGAGGGGGAGGACCCATACACTACGGAGGGCATCCCTGATGATCTGAACTACACATTGCAGATGAAGGAcggtattgtgtatgtgtacaaTGACGCAGAGGCCCTGAAGCAGCAGCAGCCCCGCAGCCTGCCCTACCCTGACCTGGAGACCTTCGCCATTGACCTCAGCCATGTCCTCGCCATGATCGCCGACGGGCCCAC GAAAACCTACTGCCACAGACGACTGAACTTCATGGCCTCCAAGTTCTATCTGCATGAGATGCTGAATGAGATGGCTGAGCTGAAGGAGCTGAAACGTGTTCCTCACAGAGACTTCTATAATGTCAGGAAG GTAGACACTCACATCCACGCAGCTGCTTGCATGAACCAAAAACACCTGCTGAAGTTCATCCAGACCACCTACAAGACCGAGGCGGACCGAGTGGTGCTGGAGAAGGGGGGCCAAAAGCTCACCTTGAAACAGGTGTTTGACACCCTGTCCATGGACCCCTATGACCTCACTGTGGACTCCCTGGATGTTCACGCT GGAAGGCAAACATTCCACCGCTTTGACAAGTTCAACTCCAAGTACAACCCAGTGGGAGCCAGCGAACTCCGAGAGATTTACCTGAAAACAGACAACTACATCAAAGGGGAATACTTTGCTCGCATCATCAAG GAAGTTGCCCATGAGCTGGAGGAGAGTAAGTACCAGCATGCAGAGCCCCGTATGTCCATCTACGGCCGCTCCCCTGTCGAGTGGGAGAGCCTGGCCTCATGGTTcatccagcacaaggtgcactccCCCAACATGCGCTGGGTCATCCAGGTGCCCAGGATCTA TGACATTTTCAAGTCGAAGAACATAATACCGAACTACGCCAAGCTGCTGGAAAATATTTTCCTCCCACTGTTCAAGGCTACAATCAATCCACAAAAGAACAAGGAGATGCACATTTTCTTGAAATAT GTAACTGGGTTCGACAGTGTGGATGATGAGTCCAAGCACAGCGACCACATGTTCTCCTACAAGAGCCCCAAACCTGAGGAGTGGACCTCAGGCGAAAACCCACCCTACAGTTACTACCTCTTCTACATGTACGCCAACATCATGGTGCTCAACAACCTGAGGAA GGAACGAGGCCTCAATACCTTCCAGTTCCGGCCCCACTGTGGCGAGGCCGGGTCCATCACCCACCTGGTCTCTGCCTTCCTCACGGCCGACAACATCTCCCACGGCCTCAACCTAAAGAAG agtcctgtgctgCAGTACCTGTACTACCTGGCCCAGGTCCCCATCGCCATGTCTCCTCTGAGCAACAACAGCCTGTTCCTGGAGTACTCCAAAAACCCTCTGAAGGAGTTCCTCCAGAAAGgcctgtgtgtgtccctgtccacCGACGACCCCATGCAGTTCCACTACACCAAG GAGGCCTTGATGGAGGAGTATGCCATTGCAGCCCAGCTGTGGAAGCTAAGCACCTGTGACACGTGTGAGATCGCCAGGAACAGTGTGCTGCAGAGTGGTCTGTCTCATCAG GAAAAGCAGCACTTCCTGGGGCCCAACTACCTGCAGGACGGGCCGGAGGGAAATGACATCAGACGGACCAACGTGGCTCAGATCCGCATGGCCTACCGCCACGAGACTCTGTGCAATGAGCTCAGCTTCCTGGTGGAGGCCGTAAAGACCGAGGCCAGCGGCACTCAGGTAGAGTGA